A window of Oncorhynchus masou masou isolate Uvic2021 unplaced genomic scaffold, UVic_Omas_1.1 unplaced_scaffold_2016, whole genome shotgun sequence contains these coding sequences:
- the LOC135532772 gene encoding complex I intermediate-associated protein 30, mitochondrial-like isoform X1, which yields MITHYKNRKGKKPGLLFMAVSRATHFTPAVRFLGSCYKQRLLTPHLSVGWRAVSGGEYRRPGQTQDNTPIWKKFDFNKGVEGIRKHFTLLKNEFLGRWTGPEGKTLIEHILEQTRVIWEFRGPESLEHWTVSSDQEIGGRSEAYLKLGRNNATCLMYGTLCSAPPRDGETRYSGYCTLRSKPPMGSFDSKKHHDWSSFNTLHLRIRGDGRPWMINVGAETYFSHQKDDMYSYFLYTRGGPYWQDVKIPFSKFFLSSRGRVQDDQHPLWLDKVNTIGLTLGDKADGPFQLEIDFVAVCNDRAHTEKFAYEVYKRNPEV from the exons ATGATTACACATTATAAAAATCG TAAAGGCAAGAAACCAGGATTACTTTTTATGGCAGTGTCAAGAGCTACACATTTCACACCAGCAGTGAGATTTCTTGGATCCTGCTACAAACAGAGACTCTTGACCCCACACCTGTCTGTGGGATGGAGGGCTGTTTCTGGAGGAGAGTACAGACGGCCAGGCCAGACACAGGACAACACCCCCATATGGAAGAAGTTTGACTTCAATAAAGGTGTGGAGGGGATACGGAAGCATTTTACTCTGCTGAAGAACGAGTTTCTGGGCCGCTGGACAGGGCCAGAGGGAAAGACACTGATTGAACATATCCTGGAACAGACCAGGGTGATCTGGGAGTTCAGAGGGCCAGAGAGCCTGGAGCACTGGACAGTGTCTTCAGACCAAGAGATCGGCGGGAGGAGTGAGGCCTATCTGAAGCTAGGCAGGAACAACGCTACATGTCTGATGTATGGGACCCTCTGTTCTGCTCCCCCCAGAGACGGAGAGACACGATATAGTGGATACTGCACTCTACGTTCCAAACCGCCCATG GGTTCGTTCGACAGTAAGAAGCATCACGATTGGTCCAGCTTCAACACCCTGCACCTGCGTATCCGTGGTGACGGGCGACCATGGATGATTAACGTCGGTGCGGAGACCTACTTCTCACACCAGAAGGACGACATGTACAGTTACTTCCTGTACACACGGGGAGGACCTTACTGGCAAGATGTCAAG ATTCCATTCTCAAAATTCTTCCTCTCTAGTCGCGGGAGGGTACAAGATGATCAGCATCCTCTCTGGTTGGACAAA GTTAACACCATAGGATTAACGCTGGGTGATAAGGCAGACGGTCCATTTCAACTGGAGATTGATTTTGTTGCCGTGTGTAACGACCGTGCACACACAGAGAAGTTTGCATACGAAGTATACAAGAGGAACCCTGAAGTCTGA
- the LOC135532772 gene encoding complex I intermediate-associated protein 30, mitochondrial-like isoform X2, which translates to MAVSRATHFTPAVRFLGSCYKQRLLTPHLSVGWRAVSGGEYRRPGQTQDNTPIWKKFDFNKGVEGIRKHFTLLKNEFLGRWTGPEGKTLIEHILEQTRVIWEFRGPESLEHWTVSSDQEIGGRSEAYLKLGRNNATCLMYGTLCSAPPRDGETRYSGYCTLRSKPPMGSFDSKKHHDWSSFNTLHLRIRGDGRPWMINVGAETYFSHQKDDMYSYFLYTRGGPYWQDVKIPFSKFFLSSRGRVQDDQHPLWLDKVNTIGLTLGDKADGPFQLEIDFVAVCNDRAHTEKFAYEVYKRNPEV; encoded by the exons ATGGCAGTGTCAAGAGCTACACATTTCACACCAGCAGTGAGATTTCTTGGATCCTGCTACAAACAGAGACTCTTGACCCCACACCTGTCTGTGGGATGGAGGGCTGTTTCTGGAGGAGAGTACAGACGGCCAGGCCAGACACAGGACAACACCCCCATATGGAAGAAGTTTGACTTCAATAAAGGTGTGGAGGGGATACGGAAGCATTTTACTCTGCTGAAGAACGAGTTTCTGGGCCGCTGGACAGGGCCAGAGGGAAAGACACTGATTGAACATATCCTGGAACAGACCAGGGTGATCTGGGAGTTCAGAGGGCCAGAGAGCCTGGAGCACTGGACAGTGTCTTCAGACCAAGAGATCGGCGGGAGGAGTGAGGCCTATCTGAAGCTAGGCAGGAACAACGCTACATGTCTGATGTATGGGACCCTCTGTTCTGCTCCCCCCAGAGACGGAGAGACACGATATAGTGGATACTGCACTCTACGTTCCAAACCGCCCATG GGTTCGTTCGACAGTAAGAAGCATCACGATTGGTCCAGCTTCAACACCCTGCACCTGCGTATCCGTGGTGACGGGCGACCATGGATGATTAACGTCGGTGCGGAGACCTACTTCTCACACCAGAAGGACGACATGTACAGTTACTTCCTGTACACACGGGGAGGACCTTACTGGCAAGATGTCAAG ATTCCATTCTCAAAATTCTTCCTCTCTAGTCGCGGGAGGGTACAAGATGATCAGCATCCTCTCTGGTTGGACAAA GTTAACACCATAGGATTAACGCTGGGTGATAAGGCAGACGGTCCATTTCAACTGGAGATTGATTTTGTTGCCGTGTGTAACGACCGTGCACACACAGAGAAGTTTGCATACGAAGTATACAAGAGGAACCCTGAAGTCTGA